In one window of Paraflavitalea soli DNA:
- a CDS encoding glycoside hydrolase family 88 protein, whose protein sequence is MRKFNFVLFFLMVAGAALAQSDKQAMQQLIDEDMQFAAQQYKVLAGKVPATEMPRSYIAAKDSLVTSNTKWWCSGFYPGTLWLIYGHTKDAATKEEALKRLAILEKEKTYTGNHDLGFMMYCSFGTAYDITKDPAYKEVVFTAARSLSTRYRPSIKAIQSWDSSKNFKCPVIIDNMMNLELLEWVSKNGGDKKYHEIAVTHSNTTLQNHFRADNSSYHVVDYNLATGGVWGKKTHQGFADESAWGRGQVWGLYGYTVMYRFTKDGAYLNQANKIAAYLLNHPNMPADKIPYWDFDAPDIPRAKRDASAGAIMASALLELAQYTKGKQRTDYISASETILKALSSPAYRAPLGSNGGFLLLHSVGSLPHQSEVDQPLTYADYYFIEALSRYKKWYL, encoded by the coding sequence ATGAGAAAGTTTAATTTTGTACTTTTCTTTTTGATGGTAGCGGGAGCTGCGCTGGCGCAAAGTGATAAGCAAGCAATGCAACAACTGATTGATGAAGATATGCAGTTTGCTGCGCAGCAATACAAAGTGCTGGCGGGTAAAGTACCAGCCACTGAAATGCCCCGCTCTTATATTGCAGCCAAGGATTCGCTGGTAACGAGTAATACGAAATGGTGGTGCAGCGGATTTTATCCCGGTACGCTTTGGCTTATCTATGGGCATACAAAAGACGCGGCTACAAAAGAAGAAGCGCTAAAAAGACTAGCCATACTGGAAAAGGAGAAAACGTATACAGGCAATCACGACCTGGGTTTTATGATGTATTGCAGTTTTGGTACAGCTTATGACATCACCAAGGATCCTGCCTATAAAGAAGTGGTATTTACGGCTGCTCGGTCTTTGTCGACCAGGTACCGTCCTTCTATCAAAGCGATCCAATCCTGGGATTCGAGCAAAAATTTCAAGTGTCCGGTGATCATAGACAATATGATGAACCTGGAATTGCTGGAGTGGGTGTCGAAAAATGGCGGCGACAAGAAATATCATGAGATTGCTGTAACGCATTCGAATACCACGCTACAGAACCATTTTCGTGCAGACAATAGTTCGTACCATGTGGTGGATTATAACCTGGCTACGGGTGGGGTTTGGGGTAAAAAAACGCACCAGGGATTTGCTGATGAATCGGCCTGGGGGCGCGGGCAGGTGTGGGGACTGTATGGCTATACGGTGATGTACCGCTTTACGAAAGATGGGGCTTACCTGAACCAGGCGAATAAAATAGCTGCTTATTTATTGAATCATCCCAACATGCCTGCTGACAAGATTCCTTACTGGGACTTCGATGCGCCGGATATTCCACGGGCAAAAAGGGATGCTTCGGCAGGCGCCATCATGGCATCGGCCTTGCTGGAACTGGCGCAATATACGAAGGGCAAACAAAGGACAGATTATATTAGCGCCTCGGAAACGATCCTGAAAGCGCTGTCTTCTCCAGCCTACCGGGCGCCACTGGGCAGCAATGGCGGTTTCCTCTTATTACACAGTGTAGGGTCGCTGCCGCACCAGTCGGAAGTGGATCAGCCGCTGACGTATGCGGATTACTATTTTATAGAGGCCTTGAGCCGATACAAGAAGTGGTATCTGTAG
- a CDS encoding LacI family DNA-binding transcriptional regulator yields the protein MNKKTNKKNSIQDIAAALQLSPATISRVLNNHPHVHESTRTKVMTMVEQVGYKRNIMASGLRTNKTNTIGLIVPRISMFVHTEIITTIQNGLHGHGYNLIICQSNDSLEIEKDLAMTLYASRVDAVIVACTLFTTDFSHFDILTQNNIPVVFYDRVPVRPYPACIIKGDDFRGAYLAASHLIELGSRNIAYISGPIGCNIYIDRYAGFEQAMRQAGVPVRKDWVMYQELTADNARKAMHRLFARKPYPDAILAANDLTALTALSFAKEKGIAIPQELRIVGYSNDPRSSIVTPSITTVEQFPGRIGTVIVTELLKLLKNDRQTVAIDAVPIITPVELIRRMST from the coding sequence ATGAACAAAAAAACCAACAAGAAAAACTCTATCCAGGATATTGCAGCTGCTTTGCAATTGTCGCCTGCTACTATTTCCCGTGTATTGAACAATCATCCGCACGTGCACGAATCTACGCGCACCAAAGTAATGACGATGGTGGAGCAGGTAGGCTATAAGCGCAACATTATGGCATCGGGGTTGCGCACGAATAAGACGAATACCATTGGCCTGATCGTGCCGCGTATTTCGATGTTTGTTCATACGGAGATCATTACTACTATTCAAAACGGGCTGCATGGGCATGGTTATAACCTGATCATTTGCCAGTCGAACGATTCATTGGAGATTGAAAAAGACCTTGCCATGACCTTGTATGCATCACGGGTGGATGCGGTGATCGTGGCATGTACATTGTTTACTACCGATTTTAGTCATTTTGATATACTGACGCAGAATAATATACCGGTTGTTTTTTATGACCGTGTTCCGGTACGACCTTACCCGGCCTGTATTATTAAAGGAGATGATTTTCGGGGGGCTTACCTGGCCGCTTCTCACCTGATAGAATTGGGAAGCCGGAACATTGCCTATATCTCCGGGCCGATCGGCTGCAATATCTATATCGACCGGTATGCCGGTTTTGAGCAGGCTATGCGCCAGGCCGGGGTGCCGGTGCGCAAAGATTGGGTGATGTACCAGGAACTAACGGCAGACAATGCACGGAAAGCCATGCACCGTTTATTTGCCCGTAAGCCTTACCCTGATGCCATACTGGCTGCCAACGATCTTACTGCGCTGACGGCGTTGAGCTTTGCCAAGGAAAAAGGTATTGCTATTCCACAGGAATTACGGATCGTGGGTTATTCGAATGATCCCCGTTCTTCGATTGTAACGCCTTCGATCACGACGGTAGAGCAATTCCCAGGGCGTATAGGCACGGTGATCGTAACGGAGCTGTTGAAATTGTTGAAGAATGACCGGCAAACGGTAGCGATCGATGCGGTGCCAATCATAACGCCGGTGGAGCTGATCAGGAGGATGTCGACGTGA
- a CDS encoding heparinase II/III domain-containing protein — protein sequence MQIKHLLSGLLALCLSFTEPANAQTDYIGTAAKVPAHPRILLLKGEEKAIQKTIAADNNWRKVHQAILTESDAIVNKPPIERIQIGRRLLDKSREAIRRIFFLSYAYRTTGQSVYQQRAEKEMLAIAAFSDWNPSHFLDVAEMTMAMAIGYDWLYDQLSPAARTAIKEAILKKGIEPSLDPKYNSWLKAEHNWNQVCNAGMTYGAMAIYEDLPELAKQVINRAIETIVLPMADYAPNGAYPEGYGYWGYGTSFNVMFISALDKLFGKDFGLSQKPGFLQTAGYLENMTGPSGKPFNYSDAGGGGGLQPAMFWFANKQKDPSLLWVEKSRLLNSQPPSLVGDRLLPAIMLWSAGTHMEKITAPTSAMWVGKGKNPVALMRTSWTDPAAIFVGMKGGSVSVNHAHMDIGSFVMEADGVRWAMDFGMQDYESLESKGIKLFGRTQDAQRWTVFRYTNLVHNTLTVNNQHQRVEGYAPITASSAAPSFMHAVTDISAVYKGALAKANRGIAIVNKAYVVVQDEVETLNEETTIRWTLLTPANVTITGNNQATLTKDGKKLLLEVAAPGKLTMKTWSTDPPNTYDAPNPGTILTGFEVTIPANTKATITVALKPGNAADKPTDKLPPLSNWKND from the coding sequence ATGCAAATAAAACACCTGCTATCCGGGCTATTGGCCCTTTGCCTGTCTTTTACTGAACCGGCCAACGCCCAAACAGATTATATCGGCACCGCAGCAAAAGTGCCCGCACATCCCCGCATACTGTTGCTCAAAGGCGAAGAAAAAGCCATCCAAAAGACCATCGCCGCCGACAACAACTGGCGCAAAGTACACCAGGCCATACTTACCGAATCAGATGCTATCGTCAATAAACCACCTATAGAACGCATACAAATAGGCCGGCGGCTCCTGGATAAATCACGCGAAGCCATCCGCAGGATCTTCTTCCTCTCCTATGCATACCGCACTACCGGGCAATCAGTCTACCAGCAACGGGCCGAAAAGGAAATGCTGGCTATTGCCGCTTTCAGCGATTGGAACCCCTCCCACTTCCTCGATGTGGCAGAAATGACCATGGCCATGGCCATTGGGTACGATTGGCTGTATGACCAGCTATCCCCGGCCGCCCGCACCGCTATCAAAGAAGCCATCCTGAAAAAAGGAATTGAACCATCCCTCGATCCCAAATACAATAGCTGGCTCAAAGCCGAGCACAATTGGAACCAGGTTTGCAACGCAGGTATGACCTATGGCGCCATGGCTATTTATGAAGACCTGCCTGAACTGGCCAAACAGGTCATTAACCGTGCTATAGAGACCATTGTATTGCCCATGGCCGACTATGCCCCCAACGGCGCTTACCCGGAAGGTTATGGCTATTGGGGTTATGGCACCAGTTTCAACGTTATGTTCATCAGTGCCCTTGACAAGCTGTTTGGAAAAGATTTTGGCCTCTCCCAAAAACCGGGTTTTCTGCAAACCGCAGGTTACCTCGAAAACATGACCGGCCCTTCCGGCAAACCTTTCAACTATTCCGATGCCGGTGGCGGCGGCGGTCTGCAGCCCGCCATGTTCTGGTTTGCCAACAAACAAAAAGATCCTTCCCTTCTTTGGGTAGAAAAAAGCCGCCTGCTCAATAGCCAGCCCCCATCACTCGTAGGTGATCGCCTGCTGCCAGCCATTATGTTGTGGAGTGCCGGTACCCATATGGAAAAAATAACTGCACCCACATCAGCCATGTGGGTTGGTAAGGGCAAAAACCCCGTTGCCCTCATGCGTACCTCCTGGACCGATCCGGCAGCCATATTCGTGGGTATGAAAGGTGGTTCCGTATCCGTCAACCATGCCCATATGGATATTGGCTCTTTCGTCATGGAAGCCGATGGCGTACGCTGGGCCATGGACTTTGGCATGCAGGACTATGAATCCCTCGAATCAAAAGGCATTAAACTATTCGGACGGACCCAGGATGCACAACGCTGGACCGTATTCCGCTACACCAACCTCGTGCACAATACCCTTACCGTTAATAACCAGCACCAGCGCGTGGAAGGGTATGCCCCCATTACAGCCTCTTCAGCAGCCCCTTCTTTCATGCATGCCGTCACCGATATATCTGCAGTCTATAAAGGAGCGCTGGCAAAAGCCAACCGTGGAATTGCCATCGTCAACAAAGCCTATGTAGTGGTGCAGGACGAAGTGGAAACCCTCAACGAAGAAACTACTATCCGCTGGACACTGTTAACACCCGCCAACGTCACCATTACCGGCAACAACCAGGCAACACTCACCAAAGATGGTAAGAAGCTCCTATTGGAAGTGGCAGCACCGGGCAAACTGACCATGAAAACCTGGTCCACCGATCCGCCCAACACCTACGATGCGCCCAATCCGGGCACTATCCTTACCGGCTTCGAAGTAACGATACCGGCCAATACAAAAGCCACCATCACCGTAGCCCTCAAACCCGGAAATGCAGCTGATAAACCAACGGACAAACTGCCGCCACTCAGCAATTGGAAAAACGATTAA
- a CDS encoding heparinase II/III domain-containing protein, with translation MKKTIWTLLITLCCWQLPARQNLLSGKYTAVQLKTVLIPQAQWVPFPRTSDRAAWAKADAATMKAILARANTLINYTWPSIPATKSLLIERTGNRTEYQAIANEKRSALAALLLAEIYENKGRFIDPIIDGVWSICEESFWGASAHLPQTKEYSGLMDVSQPFVELFSAETGTLLAWVDYFVGDKLDAVSPQIRKRIYYETNYRLLTPLMTKKHGWMTKTANGRPPNNWNPWICSNWLNTVLLLEKDDTKRTAAVAKLLTVLDEFVNPYPQDGGCDEGPGYWGAAAASLYDNVSMLNLASNNAFQYVFEDGKIRNMGRFIYRAQIGPEYFVNFADASPTPGMAADMIYRFGKDIKDSAMVKFGAYYRKPASANSGTYHFFRNFYSLFMQEEFQNAPQGLPLPASVWLPDIQVMIARDKQGTTDGLFVAAKGGHNDESHNHNDIGNYMVYYNGLPLLIDVGSGTYTRKTFSSRRYDIWYNCSEYHNTPTVNGVNQSPGATFKATNVAYKEDKTFAELSLDIAKSYPRQAGINTWQRSIRLNRGKNVEVKDVLALSKADSIVENLMTCYPAAITSPGELTIHYAPKQGAPKDFVIRYNPKQLGVAVEKVPLTTEEDKGVRDRWGDSIYRITFKLIAPKTKDKINFVIAPK, from the coding sequence ATGAAAAAAACGATCTGGACCCTGTTGATCACCCTCTGCTGCTGGCAACTTCCTGCCCGGCAAAACCTGTTGAGCGGAAAGTATACTGCCGTCCAGTTAAAAACCGTATTGATCCCGCAGGCACAGTGGGTGCCCTTTCCCAGGACCAGCGACCGCGCAGCATGGGCCAAAGCAGATGCAGCTACGATGAAAGCCATTCTTGCCAGGGCCAATACCCTTATCAATTATACCTGGCCTTCCATCCCTGCCACCAAATCATTACTGATAGAGCGTACCGGCAACCGCACCGAATACCAGGCCATCGCCAATGAAAAACGCAGCGCATTGGCAGCCTTGTTGCTGGCCGAGATCTATGAGAACAAAGGCCGCTTTATTGATCCCATCATCGATGGCGTATGGTCCATTTGTGAGGAATCCTTCTGGGGCGCCTCCGCCCATCTTCCCCAAACCAAAGAGTATTCCGGCCTGATGGACGTATCACAGCCTTTTGTGGAACTCTTCAGTGCAGAAACAGGTACCCTCCTGGCCTGGGTGGATTACTTTGTAGGCGACAAACTCGATGCCGTATCCCCCCAAATAAGAAAACGCATTTATTATGAAACCAACTACCGCCTCCTCACACCACTCATGACCAAAAAACATGGCTGGATGACAAAGACTGCCAATGGAAGGCCACCCAACAACTGGAATCCCTGGATCTGCTCCAACTGGCTCAATACAGTGTTGCTGTTAGAGAAGGATGATACCAAAAGGACCGCAGCCGTAGCTAAGTTATTGACCGTACTGGATGAGTTTGTTAATCCTTATCCCCAGGATGGTGGTTGTGATGAAGGCCCGGGTTATTGGGGTGCAGCCGCCGCTTCCCTGTATGATAATGTTTCCATGCTCAACCTCGCTTCCAACAATGCCTTCCAATATGTATTTGAAGACGGGAAGATCAGGAATATGGGCCGTTTTATTTACCGTGCGCAGATCGGGCCCGAATATTTTGTCAACTTTGCCGATGCCTCTCCTACCCCTGGCATGGCTGCCGATATGATCTACCGGTTTGGAAAGGATATTAAAGACAGCGCCATGGTTAAATTTGGCGCTTACTACCGCAAGCCCGCCTCAGCCAATTCAGGCACCTATCACTTCTTCCGGAATTTCTATTCCCTGTTCATGCAGGAGGAGTTCCAAAATGCGCCACAAGGCCTTCCTCTGCCCGCCAGCGTATGGCTGCCCGATATACAAGTGATGATTGCCCGCGATAAACAAGGCACCACCGATGGCCTCTTTGTAGCTGCCAAAGGCGGGCACAATGATGAAAGCCACAACCACAACGATATTGGCAATTATATGGTATACTACAATGGACTGCCCCTGTTGATCGATGTGGGCAGCGGTACCTACACCCGCAAAACATTCAGTAGCCGGCGTTATGATATATGGTACAATTGTTCTGAATACCACAATACCCCTACCGTCAATGGCGTCAATCAGTCCCCCGGCGCCACCTTCAAGGCAACCAATGTAGCCTATAAAGAGGACAAGACATTTGCAGAGCTGTCCCTGGATATTGCAAAGTCCTACCCCCGGCAGGCAGGCATCAACACCTGGCAGCGATCCATCCGCCTCAACCGCGGTAAGAATGTGGAAGTGAAAGACGTCCTGGCCCTCAGCAAGGCCGATAGCATCGTGGAAAACCTCATGACCTGTTACCCCGCCGCCATCACATCACCCGGTGAGTTGACCATTCACTATGCACCTAAACAGGGCGCCCCCAAAGACTTTGTCATCAGGTACAACCCTAAGCAATTGGGGGTGGCCGTTGAAAAAGTGCCCCTTACCACCGAAGAAGACAAAGGCGTCCGCGACAGGTGGGGTGATAGCATTTACCGGATCACCTTCAAGCTTATTGCACCCAAAACCAAAGACAAGATCAACTTTGTCATTGCACCCAAATAA
- a CDS encoding BNR-4 repeat-containing protein: MRYKLLSPPLLLLIFQVTALAQLPRADGYKGIWFTLGQFSTYGDKYSGGLGTYTSSHVPIAIYAKQVNKTFFVYGGTAGAKDRHLLIMLSYYDHQKKEVPKPVIVYDKQGVDDPHDNASLSIDEQGYLWVFVSGRNTSRLGLIFKSKAPYNINDFEQIKETEITYPQPWWVPGKGFIHLFTKYTKGRELYWSTSPDGRQWSPDQKLAGMGGHYQVSNMPAGKLVTVFNYHPGGNVDKRTNCYLLQTTDMGKTWTTIDGKPVSPPLADKHSTALVKDYEAEGKLVYLNDLNVDAAGNPVILAVVSNDFAPGPKGNPREWMTIHWKNGQWNMTKVCTSTHNYDMGSLYINGDHWQIIGPTETGPQQWGAGGEIAWWESQDEGKTWKKTKQLTQHSARNHSYVRRPLNAQPDFYAFWADGDADKLSPSVLYFTNDKGKVFVLPYTMDSETAKPASLP; this comes from the coding sequence ATGCGTTATAAACTACTATCGCCGCCTTTACTGCTCTTGATATTCCAGGTCACTGCACTCGCACAACTGCCTCGTGCCGATGGGTACAAAGGCATCTGGTTTACCCTGGGTCAGTTTTCTACCTATGGCGATAAATATTCCGGCGGCTTAGGCACCTATACTTCCAGCCATGTGCCCATCGCCATCTATGCAAAGCAGGTCAACAAAACCTTCTTCGTTTACGGAGGCACTGCCGGCGCAAAAGACCGGCACCTCCTCATTATGTTGTCTTACTACGATCACCAGAAAAAGGAAGTACCCAAACCCGTGATCGTATACGACAAACAGGGCGTTGATGATCCACACGACAATGCTTCCCTCTCCATCGATGAGCAGGGTTATCTGTGGGTATTTGTAAGTGGCAGGAACACCAGCCGCCTGGGACTTATCTTCAAAAGCAAAGCGCCCTATAATATCAACGACTTTGAACAGATCAAAGAAACCGAAATAACGTACCCTCAACCCTGGTGGGTACCCGGTAAAGGGTTTATACACCTGTTTACCAAATACACCAAAGGCAGGGAATTGTATTGGTCCACGAGCCCCGATGGTCGTCAGTGGTCCCCCGACCAGAAACTCGCGGGCATGGGAGGTCATTACCAGGTATCCAATATGCCCGCAGGAAAACTCGTCACCGTATTTAACTATCACCCCGGCGGCAATGTAGATAAACGGACCAACTGCTACCTGCTGCAAACAACCGATATGGGCAAAACCTGGACTACCATCGATGGCAAACCCGTATCCCCTCCGTTGGCAGACAAACACAGCACCGCATTGGTAAAAGACTACGAGGCCGAAGGAAAGCTTGTTTACCTCAACGACCTCAATGTCGATGCAGCAGGCAATCCCGTTATCCTGGCCGTGGTGAGCAATGATTTTGCACCCGGTCCCAAAGGCAATCCGCGCGAATGGATGACCATCCACTGGAAGAACGGCCAGTGGAATATGACCAAAGTTTGCACTTCTACCCACAATTATGATATGGGCTCCCTGTACATTAACGGAGATCACTGGCAGATCATTGGTCCCACAGAAACCGGGCCGCAACAATGGGGCGCCGGTGGAGAAATAGCGTGGTGGGAAAGCCAGGACGAGGGCAAAACCTGGAAAAAGACGAAACAGCTTACACAGCACAGCGCCCGCAACCATTCCTATGTACGCCGCCCATTAAATGCCCAACCTGATTTTTATGCTTTCTGGGCCGATGGGGATGCTGATAAATTATCCCCTTCTGTGTTGTATTTTACCAACGATAAAGGAAAGGTATTTGTGCTACCCTACACCATGGATAGCGAAACAGCCAAACCTGCATCTTTACCATAA